One Cyprinus carpio isolate SPL01 chromosome B25, ASM1834038v1, whole genome shotgun sequence genomic region harbors:
- the rhcgb gene encoding ammonium transporter Rh type C-like 2, translating to MGNCMGFSDVCNRQKNTNIRWRLPAVCFVWQLSMIVLFGVFVRYNEESDTHWVDYRKEKNITSDIENDFYFRYPSFQDVHVMIFVGFGFLMTFLKRYSFGAVGFNFLIAAFGIQWALLMQGWFHSLDYTDGKIKIGIENLINADFCVAGCLIAYGAVLGKVSPVQLLVMTLFGVTLFAVEEYIILNVLHAKDAGGSMVIHTFGAYYGLSISWVLYRPDLDKSKHLNGSVYHSDVFAMIGTLFLWMFWPSFNSAIADHGDGQHRAAINTYLALASTVLTTVAMSSLFEKTGKLDMVHIQNSTLAGGVAVGTAAEFMLSPYGSLIVGFFCGIISTMGYIYLSPFLEEKLKIQDTCGIHNLHAMPGVIGGIVGAITAAAATNTVYGDLGLENTFDFTGPFNKRVPTIQGGYQAAGLCVALCFGIGGGIFVGLVLKLPIWGDPADENCFDDEIYWEVPEDEESVPPVLAYNNHVIPNKNADMRETNFVEQS from the exons ATGGGCAACTGCATGGGCTTCAGCGACGTGTGCAACCGGCAGAAGAATACTAACATCAGGTGGAGGTTACCTGCAGTCTGCTTCGTCTGGCAGCTGTCTATGATCGTTCTTTTTGGGGTATTTGTGCGCTATAATGAGGAGTCAGATACTCACTGGGTTGATTACAGAAAGGAGAAGAACATAACGAGTGATATCGAGAATGACTTCTACTTCAGATATCCAA GTTTTCAGGATGTTCATGTCATGATCTTCGTGGGCTTTGGTTTTCTCATGACCTTCCTGAAGCGTTACAGCTTTGGTGCCGTGGGATTCAACTTCCTGATTGCGGCTTTCGGCATCCAGTGGGCTCTTCTGATGCAAGGCTGGTTCCATTCTCTGGACTACACCGACGGAAAGATCAAGATCGGTATAGAAAA CTTGATCAATGCAGATTTCTGTGTGGCGGGGTGTCTGATCGCCTACGGAGCCGTTCTGGGGAAGGTCAGTCCTGTTCAGCTGCTGGTGATGACGCTGTTTGGTGTCACGCTGTTCGCCGTTGAAGAGTACATCATCCTGAACGTCCTCCAT GCCAAAGATGCCGGTGGATCCATGGTGATCCACACTTTTGGAGCTTATTATGGTCTGTCCATTTCATGGGTTTTGTATCGGCCTGATTTGGATAAGAGCAAACATTTAAACGGGTCTGTCTACCACTCGGATGTCTTCGCCATGATTG GCACCCTCTTCCTGTGGATGTTCTGGCCAAGTTTCAACTCTGCCATTGCTGATCACGGAGACGGTCAGCACAGAGCTGCCATCAACACATACCTGGCCTTGGCCTCCACCGTCCTCACTACAGTCGCTATGTCCAGCCTGTTTGAGAAAACAGGGAAACTAGACATG GTTCACATCCAGAATTCCACACTGGCAGGTGGAGTTGCTGTAGGAACCGCAGCTGAATTTATGCTGTCGCCATACGGTTCTTTGATTGTGGgtttcttctgtggcatcatATCCACAATGGGCTATATTTATTTATCG CCGTTCTTGGAGGAGAAACTGAAGATCCAGGACACCTGTGGCATCCATAACCTGCACGCTATGCCAGGTGTCATTGGAGGAATTGTGGGGGCCATCACCGCCGCTGCTGCCACCAACACTGTTTATGGAGATCTAGG GTTGGAAAACACATTTGACTTTACAGGGCCTTTTAACAAACGTGTACCCACTATCCAGGGCGGATATCAGGCAGCGGGACTGTGTGTGGCCTTGTGTTTTGGAATTGGAGGCGGCATATTTGTTG GGCTGGTTCTGAAGCTGCCCATCTGGGGCGATCCTGCAGATGAAAACTGCTTTGATGACGAGATCTACTGGGAG GTTCCTGAGGATGAAGAAAGTGTTCCTCCTGTCCTGGCCTACAACAACCACGTGATCCCCAACAAAAATGCAGACAT GAGAGAGACAAACTTCGTGGAGCAGAGTTAA